The following proteins come from a genomic window of Saccharicrinis carchari:
- a CDS encoding vWA domain-containing protein, whose product MATYLIRYRCIPTALGADIFYFKPSCPLLSSTLRWKPAWPVPDGMALPLSQAGRKYDIKNKAMKTSLSLILCFCITLEANAQNNITPSPIIFIYDASGSMWGQMQGQTKMEIATEVLTTAISKLPDNQKIGLVAYGHRKEGDCADVEFLVDAESGSKAEVITSIKGIKPLGKTPLAYSASQVIDKLRQTKLSATVILITDGIESCDGNICNVIKAAKEEGIDFKIHIIGFGLKSGETGQLQCAAQAGNGYYYDASDADGLSDVLQQATAITIDKPEGNVSVYAIKNGIPIDAWIKAYDIVAKRRPISVRTYGDTAYFYLPPSKYNFEVRPLGGSDVDMITIPNIESFEDKMVHQTISFDGGILGITTTNNGKNWDCIVKLFDANNKMAAYVRTYQTPKEVEVNPGIYKITVQALAMNGTETKTQIKDLTIIAGQSTPVSYDFKTGNFQIYTKAGNENIDAVVTVKETSTGTRVASSRTYTKGAKFLLNPGIYEVKAAPLGEHKTKAAQTFTVEVRQGELTTKEIKF is encoded by the coding sequence ATGGCAACCTATCTAATACGTTATAGATGTATTCCTACTGCTTTGGGAGCCGATATTTTTTACTTCAAACCATCATGCCCGCTTTTGAGCTCCACGCTAAGGTGGAAGCCTGCCTGGCCGGTGCCGGATGGAATGGCTTTGCCCCTTTCTCAGGCAGGCCGGAAATACGATATAAAAAACAAAGCCATGAAAACATCACTCTCTCTAATCCTCTGTTTTTGTATTACTTTGGAAGCTAATGCACAAAATAACATTACCCCTTCGCCAATCATTTTTATTTACGATGCCAGCGGCTCAATGTGGGGACAGATGCAGGGACAAACCAAAATGGAAATTGCGACAGAGGTGTTGACTACCGCCATAAGCAAGCTCCCCGACAATCAAAAAATTGGATTAGTGGCTTACGGTCACCGCAAAGAAGGCGACTGTGCAGACGTGGAATTTTTGGTGGATGCGGAAAGCGGAAGCAAAGCGGAGGTGATAACATCCATTAAAGGCATCAAACCATTGGGTAAGACGCCCTTGGCCTATTCGGCATCGCAGGTGATAGATAAATTGCGCCAAACAAAACTTAGCGCTACCGTCATCCTGATCACAGACGGCATAGAATCGTGCGACGGCAACATCTGCAATGTAATAAAAGCGGCCAAAGAAGAAGGGATCGACTTTAAAATCCATATCATCGGTTTTGGGTTAAAATCAGGAGAAACCGGGCAGCTGCAATGCGCCGCACAAGCCGGCAACGGCTATTACTATGATGCGTCAGACGCCGATGGCCTGTCCGATGTTTTACAACAGGCCACTGCAATAACCATTGACAAACCCGAAGGCAATGTTTCGGTGTATGCCATTAAAAACGGGATACCCATCGACGCCTGGATCAAAGCATACGACATTGTTGCAAAGCGACGACCTATCAGCGTTCGTACATATGGCGATACAGCTTACTTTTATCTACCCCCGAGCAAATATAATTTTGAGGTAAGACCTTTGGGAGGCAGTGATGTGGATATGATTACCATCCCCAACATCGAAAGCTTTGAGGATAAAATGGTACACCAAACTATTTCGTTCGATGGCGGGATATTGGGCATTACCACTACCAACAACGGAAAAAACTGGGACTGCATCGTAAAACTCTTCGATGCGAACAACAAAATGGCTGCCTACGTTCGCACTTATCAAACCCCCAAAGAAGTAGAAGTAAATCCAGGCATTTATAAAATTACGGTACAGGCATTGGCCATGAATGGCACCGAAACAAAAACCCAAATAAAAGACCTTACCATTATAGCAGGACAATCCACCCCTGTATCGTATGATTTTAAAACGGGCAATTTTCAAATTTACACCAAAGCAGGCAATGAAAACATCGACGCTGTTGTTACCGTAAAAGAAACAAGCACAGGTACGAGAGTTGCCAGCTCCCGCACGTACACCAAAGGTGCAAAGTTTTTATTGAACCCGGGCATCTATGAGGTTAAAGCAGCTCCTCTTGGTGAACATAAAACCAAAGCTGCCCAAACATTTACGGTAGAGGTGAGGCAGGGTGAGCTTACTACCAAAGAAATAAAATTTTAG
- a CDS encoding MATE family efflux transporter: MHKDILKLSIPNILTNITVPLLSMVDLHLMGYLDSELFLGAVTLGGVIFNFVYWGFGFLRMSLSGIAAQAYGRKNNNEMAMVLFRGMAIAVLGSLLLLLFQGAIEKLGFALLGGSPEVTELARSYYYVRIWAAPAAIALMVINGWFLGMQNALYPMLIAVTINLINIACSFILVREFGMEERGVAFGSVIAQYTGLLLAAGLFLKKYRAVLNYFKVKAIFVVAELKSFLNISGDISVRIWCVVAVFTFFTSESAEYGDVALAANSVLLQFLFLFSYFLDGFAYAAEAIVGKHFGASNKTKLIEASKKLFYWGVFFGLSFTLAYYFGGNWMLNVFTNNQSVIDEAEKYMPWLIFIPIASFASYIWDGIYIGATASKAMRNTMLVSSILFFFVPYYFFYHYMGVHALWMSMLLFMLSRGITQTVLAKRAVYAKLV, from the coding sequence GTGCACAAAGACATCCTTAAATTATCCATCCCTAATATTTTAACCAATATTACTGTCCCCTTACTCAGCATGGTAGATTTGCACTTGATGGGCTATCTGGATTCGGAGCTTTTTTTAGGTGCCGTGACATTGGGTGGTGTAATTTTTAATTTTGTGTATTGGGGTTTTGGTTTTTTGCGCATGAGCTTAAGTGGAATAGCAGCTCAAGCCTATGGAAGGAAAAATAATAACGAAATGGCCATGGTACTGTTCCGAGGTATGGCTATAGCCGTTTTGGGTAGTTTGTTGTTACTGCTGTTTCAAGGAGCTATCGAAAAACTGGGCTTTGCGCTATTGGGCGGATCGCCCGAAGTAACGGAATTGGCCAGGAGCTATTATTATGTAAGGATTTGGGCTGCCCCCGCCGCCATAGCACTTATGGTAATAAACGGCTGGTTTTTAGGCATGCAAAATGCTTTATACCCCATGCTAATTGCCGTAACCATAAACTTAATTAATATAGCTTGCAGCTTTATACTGGTTCGGGAGTTTGGTATGGAAGAACGGGGTGTGGCCTTTGGTTCAGTGATTGCTCAATACACCGGTTTGCTGTTGGCTGCGGGGCTATTCCTCAAGAAGTACCGTGCAGTTCTCAACTACTTTAAGGTGAAAGCTATTTTTGTTGTCGCCGAACTAAAAAGCTTTTTAAATATTAGCGGAGACATATCCGTGCGTATATGGTGCGTAGTAGCGGTTTTTACCTTTTTTACTTCTGAATCGGCAGAATATGGCGATGTAGCACTGGCAGCCAATAGTGTTTTACTACAGTTTCTTTTCCTGTTCTCGTATTTCTTAGACGGTTTTGCCTATGCCGCCGAAGCAATTGTGGGCAAGCATTTTGGCGCATCCAACAAAACAAAATTAATTGAAGCTTCAAAAAAATTATTCTACTGGGGTGTATTTTTTGGCCTTTCCTTTACCCTGGCTTATTATTTTGGTGGAAATTGGATGTTAAATGTATTCACCAATAACCAAAGCGTGATCGACGAAGCAGAAAAGTATATGCCCTGGTTGATCTTTATCCCCATCGCCAGTTTCGCATCCTACATATGGGACGGCATTTACATTGGCGCCACCGCATCAAAGGCTATGCGTAACACCATGCTCGTCTCCTCCATTCTGTTTTTCTTTGTGCCCTACTATTTCTTTTACCACTATATGGGCGTACACGCCCTATGGATGTCCATGCTGCTGTTTATGTTGTCAAGAGGTATAACGCAAACCGTTTTAGCCAAGCGTGCAGTTTATGCAAAATTGGTATAA
- a CDS encoding superoxide dismutase, with translation MSFKLPELNYAYNALEPNIDARTMEIHHTKHHAGYTNNLNAAIEGTALAGKSIEDILSGVSNHSAAVRNNGGGFYNHDLFWKVMSPNGGGLPSGKLLQAIEKNFGSFDAFKEQFSKAAATRFGSGWAWLVKKQDGSLVVSSTPNQDNPLMDVAEVKGTPILGLDVWEHAYYLKYQNLRPDYISAFYNVINWDEVAKRLG, from the coding sequence ATGTCATTTAAACTGCCCGAATTAAATTATGCGTACAACGCACTTGAGCCAAATATTGATGCCCGCACAATGGAGATTCACCATACAAAGCATCATGCGGGATATACTAATAATTTAAATGCGGCCATCGAGGGCACGGCACTGGCCGGAAAATCAATAGAAGATATTTTATCAGGAGTTTCCAATCATTCGGCTGCGGTGCGAAACAATGGAGGTGGTTTTTATAACCACGATTTGTTTTGGAAAGTGATGTCGCCCAATGGAGGAGGGTTACCCAGTGGTAAATTATTGCAAGCCATTGAAAAGAATTTCGGTTCTTTTGACGCATTTAAAGAACAATTCTCAAAAGCTGCCGCCACCCGATTCGGATCAGGTTGGGCATGGTTAGTTAAAAAACAAGATGGTAGTTTGGTTGTTAGTTCAACACCAAACCAGGATAACCCCTTAATGGATGTTGCCGAAGTAAAAGGAACACCAATTTTAGGTTTGGATGTTTGGGAACATGCCTACTATTTAAAATACCAGAATCTACGTCCCGACTATATTAGTGCTTTTTATAACGTTATTAATTGGGATGAGGTTGCAAAACGATTAGGTTAG
- a CDS encoding polysaccharide deacetylase family protein, which produces MANRDLLVLNYHSIMGVDSDPLINKNIYRTEKELEQDILFLKNEYHFVSLSDITEHKLNGKKLPPHSVFLTFDDGLAVNYRKIRPILLKHNIPAAFFINPFFVDNKDLHYQRKKNLIACTVLPDEVDRERGLWISLFKKYGINADNFHDALSAVGYNNSNILDELASLFNVNIEQYLNEHQVYLTSQQIEQMISEGFWFGGHSMDHPKYDDITLQEQINQTMHSVDWVKNRFGLRYSIFAFPSRDHKVSMQLFEEIKPKTELTFGVIGMGHDIIQSHVQRIGVESSGVPIRVALKLEYLKYVVHSYLGRKVYIRSGEVKHRYITTLNVRRA; this is translated from the coding sequence ATGGCCAACAGAGACTTGTTGGTGCTTAATTACCATAGTATTATGGGTGTGGACTCCGATCCGTTGATTAATAAAAACATATATCGTACGGAGAAAGAGCTGGAGCAGGATATACTATTTTTAAAAAATGAGTATCACTTTGTTAGTTTGTCCGATATTACTGAGCACAAATTAAACGGTAAAAAATTACCTCCTCACTCTGTATTTCTTACATTTGACGATGGCTTGGCCGTGAACTACCGTAAGATTAGACCTATTCTTTTGAAACATAATATTCCTGCTGCATTTTTTATAAACCCCTTTTTTGTTGATAATAAAGATCTTCATTATCAAAGGAAGAAAAATCTTATTGCGTGCACAGTTTTGCCCGATGAGGTGGATCGTGAAAGAGGATTGTGGATATCATTGTTTAAAAAGTACGGAATCAATGCAGATAACTTTCATGATGCACTGAGTGCGGTGGGGTACAATAATTCGAATATCTTAGATGAGTTGGCCAGTTTGTTTAATGTTAATATAGAGCAATATTTGAACGAGCATCAGGTGTATTTGACAAGCCAGCAAATTGAGCAAATGATAAGTGAAGGTTTTTGGTTTGGGGGGCACAGTATGGATCACCCCAAATACGATGACATTACGCTGCAGGAACAGATAAATCAAACAATGCATAGTGTTGACTGGGTCAAAAATCGTTTTGGATTGCGGTATTCTATTTTTGCATTTCCCTCGCGCGACCATAAAGTGTCGATGCAGTTATTTGAGGAGATAAAACCTAAAACCGAACTTACTTTTGGAGTGATAGGTATGGGACATGATATTATCCAAAGCCATGTTCAACGTATCGGAGTAGAGTCATCCGGTGTGCCCATACGTGTGGCTTTAAAACTCGAGTATCTAAAATATGTTGTTCATAGCTACCTAGGGCGTAAGGTGTATATTAGATCAGGTGAAGTTAAACATAGATATATAACTACACTAAATGTCCGTAGAGCATAA
- a CDS encoding lipopolysaccharide biosynthesis protein, with translation MSVEHKKQLIDNTLWVYAGKIITQILGLFATVLVIRKLPVEVYGTYTFIFGLFVVYQLFITSPLKNVLLRYVPELTQGGHFNVVRKLLLYALSLASAMVLLFSFFLWVFQDSFSAFFNIDSFDTHIKAFFVFVLCYALKVLSETIISSFLKHPLSAKANVLVVLFRASAYLIMLDKITVNMLLYIEAIASLVFVAFVLTGIYQQLSKANNPDNHTNVLTIKGRVSRFYLLSFFSELGYGIIGKTSDHYIIAAMSSPFYVGLYAFALKVFEIFYKILPFREFESVLKPIFFKRFSYSGSHKEINDFYMFAVKVLLPLFMFPVLYFLLFGKGVIIHVFEEKYLPAYWVTCVSLVGILINGYFYPLNLVIQLKERVEINLYSRVIVVFSIVAGIYFMKLYGIVGVAMATVLGEFFKNVFMLIMLRRYVPIKYPLAIISRYGALFLLMGALCLPFYTYLQTLGGWLLGSVAFGILYALVLINIHPLNKEEAGRLEGLVTSSSKLRKVYEKIEPFFNKCKVLSK, from the coding sequence ATGTCCGTAGAGCATAAAAAACAATTAATTGACAATACACTTTGGGTGTATGCGGGTAAAATTATTACGCAGATATTGGGTTTGTTTGCTACCGTATTGGTAATTCGTAAATTACCGGTAGAGGTTTACGGAACATACACCTTTATATTTGGTTTGTTTGTTGTTTATCAGCTTTTTATAACCAGTCCGCTTAAAAATGTATTGCTCAGATATGTGCCCGAACTCACTCAGGGAGGCCACTTTAATGTGGTGCGAAAGCTGTTGCTGTACGCTTTATCTCTGGCCTCGGCGATGGTGCTGCTTTTCTCGTTTTTTTTATGGGTGTTTCAGGACAGTTTTTCGGCATTTTTTAATATAGATAGTTTTGATACGCATATAAAAGCATTTTTTGTTTTTGTACTGTGCTATGCGCTTAAGGTGCTTTCCGAAACCATTATCTCTTCATTCCTGAAACATCCGTTAAGTGCTAAAGCCAATGTTTTGGTGGTGCTGTTTCGGGCTTCTGCTTATTTAATAATGCTGGATAAGATAACGGTAAATATGCTGCTTTACATCGAAGCGATCGCTTCCCTGGTTTTTGTGGCTTTTGTTTTAACGGGTATTTATCAGCAGCTTAGCAAAGCCAATAATCCCGATAACCATACCAATGTTTTAACAATAAAAGGTAGGGTGTCGCGGTTTTATCTTTTATCTTTTTTCTCAGAGTTAGGTTATGGCATTATTGGCAAAACCAGCGATCACTATATTATAGCAGCCATGTCGTCGCCGTTTTATGTGGGATTATATGCTTTTGCCTTAAAAGTTTTTGAAATATTTTATAAGATTTTGCCTTTTAGAGAATTCGAATCTGTGCTAAAACCTATATTTTTTAAACGTTTTTCGTACTCCGGCAGCCATAAGGAAATAAATGACTTTTATATGTTTGCGGTTAAGGTTTTATTGCCTTTGTTTATGTTTCCGGTTTTGTATTTCCTCCTATTTGGCAAAGGGGTTATCATTCACGTATTCGAAGAGAAATATTTGCCAGCCTATTGGGTTACTTGTGTTTCGTTGGTGGGCATATTAATCAACGGATATTTTTATCCCCTCAACCTGGTAATTCAACTAAAAGAGCGGGTGGAGATAAATCTGTATTCCAGAGTAATTGTTGTATTTAGTATTGTGGCTGGTATTTATTTTATGAAACTATATGGAATAGTGGGTGTGGCTATGGCCACTGTTTTAGGAGAGTTCTTTAAAAATGTGTTTATGCTTATCATGTTGCGTAGGTACGTGCCCATTAAATATCCGCTTGCGATAATATCTCGATATGGTGCTTTATTTTTGTTGATGGGCGCTTTGTGTCTGCCTTTTTACACTTATTTGCAAACATTGGGCGGTTGGTTGCTCGGTAGTGTGGCGTTTGGCATTTTATACGCCTTGGTACTTATAAATATTCATCCGCTCAACAAGGAAGAGGCGGGAAGGCTTGAAGGGCTTGTAACTTCGTCAAGCAAGCTTCGTAAAGTATATGAGAAAATTGAACCATTTTTCAACAAGTGCAAAGTGTTGTCCAAATGA
- a CDS encoding polysaccharide deacetylase family protein, producing MIKYYLKLLAFRLSPFLVALGINKLVWLFTGARGHILMFHRVVPKDQRKRIHNHLSLEITPEKLREIISFFIKHNYDVISLDQIEKYRQSNKKFVVFSFDDGYKDNLLFAYPIFKEFGCPFTIFVQNSFPNGDAFIWWYLLEDFLLQQDNISIKTEKFTLEVSVDSIKKKEAVFYKIRDAINNGSLPLDKFREILTKKGVDWKAQLKGYSLTWEEIISLSNDPLVTIGAHTVSHRALKSLSEEQAYAEILKSRDELELRLQKKVRHFAYPFGSRKEVSARDVMLVSQLGFDTAVTTILGNINKYQETTQLPRITINALTSLSVLKMQVSGLYSLFDNGFRGYKV from the coding sequence ATGATTAAGTATTATTTAAAACTTTTGGCCTTTCGTCTTTCGCCATTTTTGGTTGCCTTAGGTATAAACAAGCTAGTTTGGTTGTTTACCGGTGCGCGCGGGCACATACTCATGTTTCACAGAGTTGTTCCCAAGGATCAAAGAAAAAGAATACACAATCATTTGAGCCTTGAAATCACCCCCGAAAAATTGCGTGAGATCATAAGCTTTTTTATTAAACACAATTATGATGTTATTTCTTTAGATCAAATCGAAAAGTATCGTCAGAGCAATAAGAAATTTGTAGTCTTTAGTTTCGACGATGGATATAAAGATAATTTGCTTTTTGCCTATCCGATATTTAAAGAGTTCGGTTGCCCCTTTACTATTTTTGTACAAAATTCTTTCCCTAACGGAGATGCCTTTATTTGGTGGTATTTGTTAGAGGATTTTTTGTTGCAGCAGGATAATATCTCCATAAAAACCGAAAAGTTCACCTTAGAAGTATCCGTGGATTCAATCAAAAAAAAGGAGGCCGTATTTTATAAAATAAGGGATGCTATTAACAATGGTAGTTTACCACTTGATAAGTTTCGCGAAATATTGACAAAAAAGGGGGTGGACTGGAAGGCTCAGCTAAAAGGCTATAGTTTAACCTGGGAAGAAATTATAAGCCTGTCAAATGATCCGCTTGTTACAATTGGAGCGCATACCGTATCGCATAGGGCCTTAAAAAGTCTTTCTGAAGAACAGGCCTATGCCGAAATATTAAAGTCCCGGGATGAATTGGAACTCAGATTGCAAAAAAAAGTTCGTCATTTTGCTTATCCGTTCGGTAGCAGAAAGGAAGTGTCGGCAAGAGACGTCATGCTGGTTAGCCAACTTGGTTTTGATACTGCAGTAACAACAATTCTGGGTAATATTAATAAATATCAGGAAACGACACAGTTGCCTCGAATCACCATAAATGCCCTTACCTCGTTAAGTGTTCTAAAGATGCAAGTTTCGGGTTTGTATTCGTTGTTCGACAATGGTTTTAGAGGATATAAGGTATAG
- a CDS encoding glycosyltransferase family 4 protein has translation MIEKAAGKKSIAVIGLKGLPAFGGAATVGQNLIAGMYSSFKFTVLSVASHAESRFEMGDVEQIVFKSFPIKKLNILIYYIKSCLHVLFSAKYDLIHLHHTDGAFILPFLRLKYKVVLTSHARPQENTKWGWWVKLFFRVNENIAIRFSNVFAVVAMPLQQKYNSLYKKDILYIPNGIDLDLLPVLDTVEGNTKDAIVFAAGRIIPVKGLHILLRALKNIDFKGQLIVVGNLDQLPAYKKQIMALANGLNVEFVGMIKEKVKLLSLVKECRLFVFPSLTEAMSIMLFEAAMVKIPIICSDIAANTAVFNTDEVVFFKSDDELDLSAKIKEFLLHNSDGAIMPNKAFDKLANNYTWTKIAPKYRQIYEQLIR, from the coding sequence ATGATAGAAAAGGCAGCAGGTAAAAAATCAATTGCCGTTATCGGGCTTAAGGGACTACCCGCTTTTGGGGGCGCTGCTACGGTAGGGCAAAACCTGATTGCCGGTATGTACAGTTCGTTTAAATTTACCGTATTATCAGTTGCTTCGCATGCCGAGTCCAGATTCGAGATGGGTGATGTAGAACAGATTGTTTTTAAATCTTTTCCGATAAAAAAATTAAACATCCTTATCTACTACATTAAATCGTGCCTGCATGTGTTGTTTAGCGCAAAATATGATCTGATACATTTGCACCATACCGATGGCGCCTTTATTTTGCCGTTTTTGCGATTGAAGTATAAGGTGGTACTTACTTCCCATGCCCGGCCGCAAGAAAATACGAAATGGGGGTGGTGGGTGAAATTATTTTTTAGAGTTAACGAAAATATAGCTATCCGTTTTTCTAATGTATTTGCGGTTGTGGCTATGCCTTTGCAGCAAAAATATAACTCTTTGTATAAAAAGGACATCCTATATATCCCCAATGGTATTGATTTAGACTTACTTCCGGTATTGGATACCGTAGAGGGCAATACAAAAGATGCAATTGTATTTGCTGCAGGGCGCATTATTCCTGTAAAAGGTTTACATATCTTGTTGCGTGCACTTAAAAACATTGATTTTAAGGGACAATTAATTGTGGTGGGTAATTTGGATCAGCTGCCAGCTTATAAAAAACAAATTATGGCATTGGCAAATGGTTTAAATGTGGAGTTTGTTGGGATGATTAAAGAAAAGGTTAAATTGCTTTCCTTAGTGAAGGAATGCAGGCTTTTTGTGTTCCCATCTCTTACTGAGGCCATGTCGATTATGCTATTTGAAGCGGCCATGGTTAAAATACCCATTATTTGTAGCGATATTGCGGCTAATACCGCCGTGTTTAATACGGATGAGGTGGTTTTTTTTAAATCAGATGATGAATTGGATCTATCTGCCAAAATAAAAGAATTTTTACTGCATAATTCGGATGGTGCAATAATGCCAAATAAAGCTTTCGATAAGTTGGCAAATAACTACACATGGACCAAAATAGCGCCAAAATACAGGCAAATATATGAACAATTGATTCGGTAG